Part of the Methanolobus chelungpuianus genome is shown below.
TTGTTACCTATACTGCACCCATGCAGGACTGCCCCGTGACCTATTGTCACATTATCCTTTATCTCCACTTGCAGGGAAGGGTCAGTATGGATTACCACGCTGTCCTGGATACTTGTCGCCTTGCCTATGATTATGCTTCCCATATCGCCTCTGACCACTGCATTGAACCACACGCTGGAGAAGTCTCCTATCTGCACGTCTCCGATTATCTCCGCAGATTCAGCAATGAAGGCTGTATGGGCAATTAAAGGTGTTTTCGACCTGAATTGCCGGATCATCCACTCACTTCCTGACTCGTTAGCTTTCTGACTCTGTATGTTTAAAATGCCATCGGAATATTAGACGCCTTATTATTTAAGAAAGGCTCTTTAAATTCAATAGGGTTTATCTTAAATAAAAACGAGCTGTTATATGTTAATGTCAGGATGAGTTCCAGGGGCACCCGAATCAGTCTATTATTATGGGTGGGAACGATATATTCTGCAAGAGTGGGGTGAATAATTGAAACAGCTAAAAGAGTGTCCTCAGTGTAAGGCACGCCTGCACGAAGGGAGTCAAAACATACAGCATTGTGAGATTTGTGGATATTGGACCCGGAAAGGGACAGCCAGACTGGATCCGTTGATGGTATTTGCATAAGGTGGGTATATGGAAAAACAAGAGCGTAAATCTTGTTCCAGGTGCAAGGGAACTCTTAAGAAGCAGATGCTTGGTATGAATCTGCTTTATTTCTGTCCGGGCTGTGGGTACCATGTATCGGACCACTTCCTTTAAGCACGCAGGAACACCTTATGGAAGTACTTCCATTTTTTAGTTGCCTTCTTTCAGAAAGGCTCAGTCATCGAACATACCAAGCCTGATCTTGATAAAATTGTATATCTCGTCAGCTATGTCTATATCACAGCAACTCTCTATACCGTGGAAGCCGGGTGAGGAATTAGCCTCGCATACCTTGAAGTGATTGCCGTCAAAGAGAAGGTCGATACCGGCGATATCCAGTCCGAAGATGCGTGCGGTCTCGGTGGCAAGCCATTCTATCTCAGGTGTCATCGGGTATTCTTTCACTTGCCCGCCGGTAGAGAAATTTGCCTTGAAGTTGCCGTTCCTGGAGGTTCTTTCTATACAGGCTATGGGCCTGCCTCCAAGGACAAAGACCCTGAGGTCCCTGCCTTTGCTTGTCCGTATGAACTCCTGCAGTATTATGTTGAGTTTCTGGTCGGTGGAATGTATCAGGGTCATCAGGTCATCGAAGCTTGCCTTGTTCTCAGACAGATACACACCCTTTCCACGGGAGCCCGATAT
Proteins encoded:
- a CDS encoding ATP-grasp domain-containing protein, yielding MRGWILYKYAQNELWPDAYEIHRLIETAQKRNIEIQVVRPEQIDLIVTREDRKSILLDGKIVSLPDFLLPRTGAGTTYFGMAVIRHLEKLGVHTFNSAHSIDTVKDKLYSQQILAENNIPVPRTMLAKYPVNVDLVDRYLGFPLVIKTISGSRGKGVYLSENKASFDDLMTLIHSTDQKLNIILQEFIRTSKGRDLRVFVLGGRPIACIERTSRNGNFKANFSTGGQVKEYPMTPEIEWLATETARIFGLDIAGIDLLFDGNHFKVCEANSSPGFHGIESCCDIDIADEIYNFIKIRLGMFDD
- a CDS encoding gamma carbonic anhydrase family protein, which encodes MIRQFRSKTPLIAHTAFIAESAEIIGDVQIGDFSSVWFNAVVRGDMGSIIIGKATSIQDSVVIHTDPSLQVEIKDNVTIGHGAVLHGCSIGNNVLVGMNATVLNGAVIGDHSIIGANAVVSPGKVFPEGSVILGIPGKLNRQVTEREKEHIQENAASYVELSQSYKRMSQE